The sequence below is a genomic window from Ipomoea triloba cultivar NCNSP0323 chromosome 2, ASM357664v1.
ATCAGATGTGTGAAAAACGAAAGTATACATAATATTCTACTTTCTAATGGTAAACTCTAATGGGAAGAAAAGATGCAGCGAACAAATTAACGTCTGGTCTTTGTGGaagacaaataaaaaataaaagtagacGCTCAGCTCACACGGCATTGATTCCTCGTGGAAAAGATTATTGTCttgaacataatttttgtataaaaaaataatatttatgtttgattattatattatagtaatGAGTATCCGAGAAACTCTGAGAGTCTGAGTTGGCTCAAGGAGATGAATTATGATCAAGTGGATGTTGAAATGGATGGTCAACTAGTGTTTTTATCTTTACATAATGATGTTTTTCATTCTGAGTTTGGTATTATTATTTCAGATATTAAAGAAGCTGTAATGCAATTTAGTGATGTGAGTTTCAGTTTTACTAGAAGGTCTATGAATCGAGCTGCCCATGGTTTTGTTAGGAAAGCTGTTTCTTTGTCTGGCCTGAGTGAGTGGTATGCTACCCCTCCTTCTTTTGTTCttgatattcttgatttgaattcaataaattaagttctttaaaaataaaataaaattatattgtcTAACATTCTATTGGTTGAGCAAATCAGAAAGAGTCTTCCCAATGTACGTTTAACTCTCCTATATGATTTGTAAGCTATAAGCCTATAACACATGTGATTTGAACTAGATTTATCTAACGCACAACCTCACATAATTGCATGCTACATATTTTCTCTGGTCCccgtcacaaaaaaaaataaataaataaataaaaattattggcTTTGATGGCGGCACTATTGTAGAAATGCTACCCTACTCACAAGTCATAAGGCCATCAGTCATCCTTTCTTTCTCACTAAAAGAAAGACTTCCAACAACCGATATAGCCGTTCCAACTTGTGTTACACGCACACAAGACAAAATGGTGTTTTATTTGGTTCTAAAAACactataatttaatttgcatttctATACTAAAGGTAATAAAGTTATTGAGACGcaaattgactacaaaagttgctttataattaaatactccAGATTTGTTAGTTAAttctacaaataatataatttaaacttAATTACATAGCAGGATGTTACACAAAAGTGATATTTACTCAGTGTAGATTCTCAAATAGTAATTAAAGGTTTCTCTCATCAccgaaataaaaaataataatttcttaatactccgtaatagttATACAATACAAGTAATAGATCGATGTTATATGAAAAAACTCTTccaacatttattattatatatattaataaggTGGAGACAAAGGAAAAACAAGGAAAACAAACCAAATGCTACATGTATCTCGGAAGTTGGAACAATGACTCAATGAGTATGGTGTTAGTGAAGAGTAAAGGAATGGGGCTACTCGGTCTAACTGGTTAGATAGTTAGCTTGATAACTATaatgtttcaaatttaatttttcatgagTTGTCTAAAGACAAGTTTTACCCAATGTGCATATTCGGATATCGACTATGAACTTCCTATATATCAAAGTGACCTTCCATCCATACAATTCTCTCCACTTTCacatcacattaaaaaaatattttctttattttaaaataaattcttttctACAATTAATCTCttttatcaatatataaattaatttaagatattaaataataataataataataataataataattcaattgaAACAATAAACTTTTTTGCAAATAAATGGGCATCAAAGGTCAACTATATATGTTATGGCACTAAGATCTAATTCTACTGGTGGATGCATTGATTCTTTGGATTGAAAaaatttgagaaagtatagaataaatattatcttaaaaaaaaagggCATCAAAGAACAACAAGAATAAATGACATAATGAGACAAGGGCCCGGAAAATACACTTACATTTCGTACAAATTTTTACTTCAATCATCTATCTACTACGGAAAGTTAGAAAATACTTGGTGTACTCTTATTTTCTATTTCCAACTTCTACTTCCTCTCACAAGTctttgatgttgacacttttcCTAGGatccacatgatgaaaataacatATCCTTAATTGCCACATCAtgaaataaaaacaagaaagtagaatttgggagtacATGCATATAGTATGGTCCatcaatcactttttttttttaacatggtTCATGGTCCATCTTGTAAAGTGTACTATTAACATAcgacatatttttattatactaaagttatatttttaatacactaaatgctcattttctaaaattatactacgtattatttaagtattgaactattgaatgtatattatttattatacaatcaaacaatttattttaatataaaaataatgtatgttcagtatattaaaaatatatacttataaTGTAAACTATcgtcaacaatatatataatttgctcGGTTTGCCTAGCTATTTCATTTGATGTCATTATGTATTCTATAAATGAGATGAATTTGGGCCATTGGGGTAATTACATGGCCCAAATTCGAAACGTTGCAAGCCTACTCTATATCCGACAGATTATTGTATGGACTATGATCTGcttaattgtgtgaattattattgtaatatacaatatacaattttaatattaaaaatacattatttatgtattgaatgtacattatatgatatgaaaaaaaaattatgtgcttttaaataatgtactttatgtatgcAAATAATGttcttttagtatattaaaaaagtactttttatttatggttcacacaaatgcgtgaaccatggtccatagaataatgattgattCTTActcaatccttataccatggactaggatTCACAATGCACTGAGCACTGTCGACCCtgatgcatgtgtatgtgttttatgtTGTGAGTTTTGTGTCTTgggttatgaaattctgtattttaagagtatgaattctgtatctgaaacaaattagtaattgtgtcttatgttatgaatttatgtgtcttgtgttatgaatttatgtgtcttgtgttgtgaaatctgtgcctatgaacacaaattatgtacctaaattagatttgaaaatatatagcatgtgtatgtatgtgtcttgtattatgaaattctatactttacaagtatgaattctgtaccaCATCGTTTCGATCCAGGATTCATAAtgtggcaaattattttgtggacccgagtctaaaaatacacaatttatatactaaatgttcacaatttttatatactaaatgctcacactttacatattgaatattcacaatttaatcacaatttaaattgtaaatattcagtatataaattgttatgGGCATtacatacatttttaatatattgaagtaTTGTTATGGGCATtacgtacatttttaatatattgaagtaTTGTTATGGGCATtacgtacatttttaatatattaaagttaCATTATTTGtcaaccatggtccacacatctcTATAggccatgtatatatatggtaacGAGATGGCCTAAgaggaatcgtcacttgtgagaatcgAACTCGAGTTCTCCAGAAATTTTTCCTCACAaaaagagctcacttgccacttaaaCTATCCCAGGGTTATATTAAATATGAACTAAAGTCAAAGTTCCTTAGATTTTAATATTCGATCAACAGATCGATTGTTGCATATTGTTTTGGGCGTAAAGCCAATTATACATTTCACATGCTGCATATGCACAAGACATGCATCCATACTGGATGTTtaggcaaattatatggtggaccacggtgcacacagcaatgtgcaccacgtacgtaaacgatgtcgttttgagcattgtaaattaatcgtccctttttttggaaatcacgtttcccgtttcggtcggtctgtgtatttatgttaatattctgtgtattctaggtaatcattctgtgtattacaggcaattgttctgtgtattctaggcaaccgttctgtgtattcatgtttgtaacacatgttgtgatgagtttgtgcattcgaatgtttaggaggatgcgttatgtgtattttgtgtcaatattctgtatattcatgttattaactaaggttgtgatgtgtttgtgcatttgaatgttaagaggatgagttctgtgtattttgtgtcaatattctgtgtattctgggcaaacattctgtgtattctaggcaaacgttctgtgtattatagataatgattatgtgtattatagataatgaattctctgtagtcattcgcgtccgcgtccactaacatcgaaacgacgtcgttttggaatctgggtgcacattgctatgtgcaccgtgatGCAGGATATAACGATTGGTTTATACATTCAAAAACTATCTCACAAAAATATTTAACATATAATAAGATTAAAAAACAACAATGGAACAATATTGTTTTATTCAAGATAAAACACTttacaagaataaaatttttatttaaatataattaaaaaaaatacatttagaAACTAATTTTCATTATTAGCACCAGTTGAAATATCATTTCAACCTTCAACCaccatttattttgtttatttgcaACGTCTGTGGAAATATCATTTAATATCATTTCAACCATCACCCATCATTTCCACAATAGTGTTTAGCCCCATGGATGGGCTCATCAATTTGAGCCTTACATGCACAGGAGGGCATTTATATTAcacaattcaaattttaaaaaaattaaatgatatttatATTAGTGTAAACTTACATCCGATCCCTTTCTAATATAAGACTATGACTACttaaataggttgagaaagtatagatgaacaaatattataatgtaatagagtcagtagcattccaaaaaaaaaaaaggccttccaattcaaataaatacattttgagaatcaatttcttattcaccAATAATCCATTTTGAgggaataataaataaaattaaacatcatACTTAGAAGAAACTGAATTGATTTTGACTTAACCAAATCGAAAGTAAATCTCATTCAAAACTAAACATCAAAATGCtattttaagttaatttttttcaacaagCAGCACCAAAAGTCATattgaattgaagaatttgATGAATCCCAACACCCACCACTGCCcaacacaaataaatacaaaattgaaattaaagaatggataataatatattaaaaaaaaacaaagcaaattaaagacattcaaattgaaattaaagaatggataataatatattttaaaaaaaaacaaagcaaaagaaattcaaatttaatttctttttaagtaCTCTCTTATaatacagtatctgttcattactttctcaacctactgaagcacaaagagtccattgagattcgaacccacaacctcccatatgagaaTGCAACTTAGtgacactagaccacaagatctcgGGGCTTTAATTTCATTCTATGTCAATTCAATCacaatttgatttgaattacTATTGCTACTTTCCTCCCCAATACTAGTAGTTGTTGTAAAGGGTGGAGTGTTGGTAGCAGCTCTGCAAATAGGGCAAACAGCTGCAGTGATGAGCCATGGTTCAATGCACTGAGCATGGAAGCAATGTTTGCACTTTGGCAGCACCCTACACGTGTCCCCACTCTTGAACTTCTCCAAGCAAACTGCACAAATAGTGCCACTCACcctttcttcatcatcatcttcttcttcttccaattTGTACTCAAAACAAGGCAATTTCTTTATATCCTCTTGGGACATGCTTGAACTTCTTCTATTATTCATATCCCTTCTTGGGTTAAAACTTTCTCCACTACTTATGCTCCCAAATGCCCTCCCAACTATACAAACATGTATGAAAGTGAAAACTCCAACTCCTATAAATAGCAGCACCAAACAGACCACTACTTCcatacccatatatatatatatatatatagcttctcACTGATACTTCTTTGTTGTAACACTAATATATTATagactgcaaaaaaaaaaatgatttgaagTATATTTGGTTCTTGaactgaagaagaaaaacaagaagGGAGAAAATTTCACATGCGTTTGAATTGGGGGATTTGAGGAAGACTTTATCAGTGGTTGAATAGGAAGAAGATGTGGCGGCTTTACCTCACCAAGTGGCCAAATTTTTATTCTAGTTTCATggatttatttacattttaaacTTAATTAGCTTCAAGGTATTTAGTTTTCTTTGTTGAAATATGACAATAAtatactctcttttttttttttgaatgactaGGGAAACTCATAACCCTTTCGAGTGTGAGTAAATTCCGCTTATGACGCTAACCGACAAAAAActacaataataaaataaatcagtCTAAGTTACATACCTATAGACtatagctgaccagctcaaatcAATAAAGTAAAGTTTTGAACTCGTGATACATTATTCTTTAACTTGTCCCATATAGATTTAGGCAATAACTGACataaaatttttcattaatattttcttactttcTTGTAATGACATTATTTCCCACGGTATGTTACTAGATAAAAATTTAATCTAAATAGCAtttagcaataataataataataataataataataataataaacactaGAACACTAGcttacaatatataataattgaatgaaATAATAAAGACAAAGTTGATGGATCAAAACATGGTTATAAtagtatatttgtttatttatttatttttgtgtttttgtcttCATTCAATTAGtggagtaatattttatttcgaAATTGACTTAGAGTTCAACCTGTCACTATCTATTgttacataaaataaaatattaaaataaactcGAAAAATGAAGTTACGATTAACCAAGAGTCCAAGTGTATCTTCAAATGAAGAAACACAAGTAAAAATATGCTTCTTAATTGGAATCTCGAGAGCCAATTACTTTTGTTGGGCCGTTGGGGTGTTGTGGTAATGGTGATGGTGGTAGCTTAGTGGTGTGGTGGTGGTTACGTTGATAGGTGGTGGTGATGACGAATCTGGAAACTAAAAAAGAGATGAGAGAAAAGATgaatacaagaaaataaagaatttagaAAATGTCTTCCGACTAAAAATATAAGAAAGCTAAGACATTTTCTCCTAAATTGGAGCtactagaataaatattttcctttgactttattttcATGAAATAAAAAACACGGAAAAtctagaaaaatgacttccgaaagtcatttttcggatttTCAAATgaccttaaaagtattatatttttcattataagtattatactttctcacataaataacaatcaatcaattcattcatgattagtattatactttttcttATAACTAACGTTTTACTCacgaaatattatattttaatttaaaagtattaaactatcccatataaataacaaataatttatttttgaaggaaaataacaaataatttattcttaattagtattaaatttttcaatataagcaTTATATTTCCATTTTAACTTTGACCCGTCTCAGGGAACATGAGACTCACCCAAAAATACACAGTATTGTTCTTGTAGGGTCCATATTATTGCAAGTTTATTAATGGTTTTTATAAACGTTGAACAAGAATAGTAATGAGTCAATGACCTAAAATCTTGGTTAAATAGATAATTAAGCTGCATGTTGCTATCgaaagaaaaatcaaataatttagaTGTTCTGTTGATATCGTAGTCACACATCTAATACGTTGTTAATTAATCcgtaattaaaaaataaaaatttaatagaaaaacttaattatttatgaaacaATTTTCAGTATGCTTTTACCACCTAAAATCTCACTTGatattactaaattaaatggtccactaaataaaacaaatttatttaactCTTTAGGGCTACAACTGATGGATAAAGTATATTGAAcagatattattttataatagaGTCGatagtgttaaaaaaatatctatcaaataaaaataaaattgaatagtcagagTATTTTCATTAGTGAAAAGAGCAtaatgatttgattttttttttaaaactcatGCGGTGAAAAGTGAAAGGGTGTGTAGTTGGACTTTTATTTGTCCTAACGATGGAGACGAAATTTGAGAAATAGGGAACATCATCTGCACATCCgagatattaaaatttttatatataatttttgtaaggtatattaaatataatatatctataaatttttaaaggaaagatgaatgataaaagaaattaattaaaagaaattaattaaaagaaattatgtGTAATGCGGAACGGAAAAAGCGACGCTTCACATCTGACGAAAGATGCGCCATCTGTGGGGCGGAGAAAGAAGATATCGAGCATACAATGAGAAAATGTCCGGCAGCCGAGGCAGTGTGGAAAAACATCAACATTGTAGAAAACTCTTACCTCTGATGCGCCACGACGAGTTGGGCCTTCTTGGGAATTCTAACACTGTGAGGATCAGCTAATGATCTCGGATGTACTCCTCCccttttggaaaaaaaaagaaattaattaaaaggaATAATTGAATGAGAGAAATGATTACTCTAATTGATGAGCTTGATTATTAGGCTATGGACACATTTACAATTATTAGAATTGCGATCCAAAGTAGCTAATGGGCTCGGGTCATGTCCCAAGGTGGTTgagagggcaaattattgcatggaccatgatccacacagctgtgtggaccaaaaataaaaagtacattatttttgtactgaagtacattatttttgtattgtaggtacattatttgatagtatatatcaagtacaaaaataatgtaccctaaaataatgtacctacagtacaaaaataatgtatcttcagtataaaaataaagtactttttatttttgatccacacagctgtgtggaccattgtccatgcaataatgattgggttGAGAGAGGTTTGCAATTTTGGGCAAGGACGTTGGGGTCTAATAAGGCAAGAATGGATTTTTTGGTAGGCCTTTTCTGAAATGTAGTCACGCATTCCgaaagcattaaaaaaaaaaaaaacgaggaGGATGTTTTTATTTGTCATGGATCCGGgtcaaaatacacaaatgttcacaatttacacattgaatgttcacaatttaaattgtgaacatttagtatgtaaattggatgtgaacatttagtatataaaattgtgaacatttagtagataattgtgaacatttagtatataaaaattatgaacattcaatatgtaaattgtgaatattaattatgtaaattgtgtGGTGAGGCTGATGAATCTTGTCTTAGTAAAATATTATTAGCAATCCtattgaactttaaaaaaaaaaaaaaaaagtctagaaaaaatatttgattttagttcacagttaaaaaaaaaaaatacagtcaCCAACATGAATTAATAAGTAAATTGTGAAATTGTTGAAACTAcgattttcaaaattaaaagaaaacgaATTAAATGAAATTTCAAAGGCATATGGGTTGGTGCCTGGTGTAGtatggtaatattatatatttcatattttatttatcattAAATCGATTAATTCAATGAATTTTTGATCATTCGAATggataacatttttattttcttttcaaaatttataactaTGACTAAATCAacataattcaaatataaactaaattagGTTAATTGGACAATCATACATCATGGCTAACTATGATGCTGAAAGGAATTTAGAACTCTTGGAAATTTGGTAAGAATGGTAGGAGGCTTGTGGAATTTGGAAGGGAAAAATCCCTCTCCCCACAATGAAACAAAATCAATCAGAGAGAAAGCAAAGGGTCTTCAGCAGAATGAATGACATTGACCTTTATCTGAAATGGGATTTGCAAAATGGAATTTACATACCAAACCTAAACATTGGGGCAGGATGTTTTTGAGCTAATTAGGCATCAAAACAACAAGACATGTATGTACAAACAAATGAGGTATTGTTCACAATTAATATGCACAGAAACTAGATTGGAGCTACCCTTCAGTTTCTATTGTGAGGAAATGTTGGAGGAGCTGGCAGGATATGGTTCTTCCTCATCACACCTATCTGCAAACGTTCCCATCTCGCTCACTCTGCACTGGTACCCTGATTTCATAAATGAAGTAGCTTGAT
It includes:
- the LOC116010714 gene encoding RING-H2 finger protein ATL56-like, which translates into the protein MEVVVCLVLLFIGVGVFTFIHVCIVGRAFGSISSGESFNPRRDMNNRRSSSMSQEDIKKLPCFEYKLEEEEDDDEERVSGTICAVCLEKFKSGDTCRVLPKCKHCFHAQCIEPWLITAAVCPICRAATNTPPFTTTTSIGEESSNSNSNQIVIELT